agaggtgggagagaggggggaggggggcagggggggCTCAATACGGGGGAAGAGGGGGGCAGAGGTTGATCGAAGGCAGAGGTGGGCATGGAGGATATCACAAATAAACCACTGATTTTACAAGGATTCAGATTAGAATGTGATTTAAACGAGTGTTAATGCGATTGGCAGAAAGGTTAGAAGCCCAGTAGGGATGGAAGGTGCTGATAACCATAATCACTGCTGTAAGCCCCTGCAATTGGATTTAGTAGACCCCCAAATCACCGCTCAGCCCCCTGCTCCTCCTATAAGACCTGGCTCTAGTTAGCACCCAGAGAATGGAGAAAGCCTGGACTCCATCATATCAGTCTTCCTATTATTTCCTCTCTCTGGCCTTTCCTTATCCTGTCTTCTGCTGAACTTATAACCCCTGAACCCTCACCTCTGAGCCACTAAAGCATTCAAAACCTAATTTAAACCCTCCTTGAACACCccagcctgggagagagagagacagggagagaagggagagagtaggagagagagagacagggagagaaagagagagagtgggagagagagatcgagagggagagagagggagagtgggagagagagagagagagagagagagagtgggagagagagagagagagtgggagagagagagagagagtgggagagagagatagagagggagagagagacagggatggagagagagacagggagagtgggagagagagagagagagagatagagagggagagaaagagagagagatagagagagagagatacagggagagaaagagagagaaagagagagggagagaaagagagaaagagagagacagagacagagacagagacagagagagagagagagagagagagagagagagagagagagagagagagagagagagagagagagagagagagagagagagagagtgggagaaagtcGAAACAGCAAGAGGGAAAAAAGGATAATCTGGAGACTTCATACATTTTTAATGAATGTTCATTTaggctgggagaggagaggagaggagaggagaggagaggagaggagaggagaggaaaggagaggagaggactcttACAGTGATCGATAGATCAAGCTGCTGTCACACTTTTAGCACCTGGGGGCTTCTGGGAAGCCCGGGGAGGGGCCAAGGGAGGGGCCCATGGGAGGGGCGAGGACAGGATCAGAGGCGGCCGGTTGGCCCCGGCAACCAACCCCCACCCCATCCCCGCGATTCACGCAGTCCATTTCCCTAACACCCCCTACCATCCCTACAGCTATCACCACTAGTCAACATTATCACTACAGCTATCACCACCAGTCAACATATCACTACAGCTatcaccactagtcaacatatcaCTACAGCTATCACCACCAGTCAACATATCACTACAGCTatcaccactagtcaacatatcaCTACAGCTATCACCACCAGCCAACATATCACTACAGCTatcaccactagtcaacatatcaCTACAGCTATCACCACAAGTCAACATATCACTACAGCTatcaccactagtcaacatatcaCTACAGCTATCACCACCAGTCAACATATCACTACAGCTatcaccactagtcaacatatcaCTACAGCTATCACCACTAGTCAACGTTATCACTACAGCTatcaccactagtcaacatatcaCTACAGCTATCACCACTAGTCAACAATTCACTACAGCTatcaccactagtcaacatatcaCTACAGCTATCACCACATCACTACAGCTatcaccactagtcaacatatcaCTACAGCTATCACCACTAGTCAACGTATCACTACAGCTATCACCACTAGTCAACGTATCACTACAGCTatcaccactagtcaacatatcaCTACAGCTatcaccactagtcaacatatcaCTACAGCTatcaccactagtcaacatatcaCTACAGCTATCACCACCAGTCAACATATCACTACAGCTatcaccactagtcaacatatcaCTACAGCTATCACCACCAGTCAACATATCACTACAGCTatcaccactagtcaacatatcaCTACAGCTatcaccactagtcaacatatcaCTACAGCTATCACCACTAGTCAACCTTATCACTACAGCTatcaccactagtcaacatatcaCTACAGCTATCACCACCAGTCAACATATCACTACAGCTatcaccactagtcaacatatcaCTACAGCTATCACCACCAGTCAACATATCACTACAGCTatcaccactagtcaacatatcaCTACAGCTatcaccactagtcaacatatcaCTACAGCTatcaccactagtcaacatatcaCTACAGCTATCACCACTAGTCAACGTTATCACTACAGCTatcaccactagtcaacatatcaCTACAGCTATCACCACCAGTCAACATTATCACCCCAGAAACAATGAGACATGTGCAGCCCTGAGTTCCCACAGTCTATATTCCttacacccacaaaacccatcaTAACTCACCCCAGAATGAAACCATACACAATTCGAACAGTTCACACTGATTTAACTATCCATTTCCATGATGTATCATCATTTCCCCTTTCCAAGATGGATGGCCTCTATTTTCATAACAATGCATAAAAAGTGCTGTGTATTGATCAGCTGGGGGAGCAGACTTCACGAAAGGCTCCTCTCACTTAAGCTGCCGGTCCAGCCAATTCCCCTACGGCCCAGTCCAATACTGTTTCACTACTAATGACCTGAAACCTGGCAGCCCAACTCACTCATTCCTGCCCTATGCACAACAAGTGGAAGAAGGGTCCAAAATAAATTCATCAAATGTGTTACTAAAACACAGGCTAGGTCTCGGTGTGTAAAGGCAGGGTGCAGAACAAAAACAGACATATTCCACAGGGTTAATTGAAGGAACTGTCGGTCCTGTAACCTTCCCCAGAGTACAGAGAGTTTGTGGCCCCTGGGGCTTCTATGAGACTCTTCAACGGTAAACTGATCTTTGGGTCAGGTGCAGCCTGCATGTCAGTGTCTTCCAGCGGTGCACATCACCGCCCTGGAAGCCCGTGTCAAATGTCAAATCGGGAGCTTTCATCTGTGACTGTCGCTCCACCCTCCAACCCACTATCCCTCTGCAATAGCTCTACCCTGACATCATCCAGCTCCCTGTAGTATGACATTTGGACAAGTCCAACTCAAATGCCTGCCAGGATCCCTCAGTAACCCCAAACACCATGATCCCTCCCCTGGGCTAGAACGTCTATCCACACAATTATGTCTACTcactcaaaatacaacacaatgCTGTGTAATCATCTGTCATCATCAAcatattttgtcatacccatcGTATATGGTTTGATATACTGTACAACAGCTTTCAGCCAAATCAggattcagggctcgaaccacccagtttaaaaTGTCTATTAAAAGTTCTCTGATTGAATTCCCTTTCAGAACAAACACAGTGAAATTACCTGTAGTTCACGAAGACTCAAATTGTATTGTAAATAATGACATTATTAGATGTTGGAAGAAACCACAATGTCCAATAAAAATATGTTTAATGTCTCGGCCTGTCTTGAGGCTTTATACGTAAACTCAGTCATTCCTTCTGGAGAGCAAAGGACAAACAACCCCTTGAGTCGGCCTTTTTCATCAGTACGGTTGGTATGGAAAATCATTCAACCCGCAAAAACATGGAGAGCAACATAAAGAACCTAAGAGGACGACTGAGAAAAATATGAACATGTAATGTATGTAATTGTTGACTTACATGCTACTTCCAGGGATGCATTGCGGCTGACAGCTTCTCCCAGGTAGTTGCGGGCGACGCAGACGTAGGAGCCCTCATCCGGTTTGGAGCGTCGTCCGTGGACGATACGTAGGAAGAAGAGGGAGCCACTGGGGAGGAGCATGCGGTGAGACCGCGGGTCATCTTTGTCCGTTTCCACACGCTCCCCGTCCTTGTACCACTCCACCGTGGGGCTGGGCCGCCCCTCCGCCTTGCAGTTGAGGGTGGCGGGCTCCCCCTTGGACACGATCAGGTCAGAGGGGTGCTCTACGATCCGGGGTGGGGAGTCCTCCTGGCGCAGACGGGATCctgggaagagaagaggagaataagAGGAGATGACGAACAGCACAACATGAACAGTAGATGCTTTTAACATCTCAGTGTTTCCTCAAATTAGATTTCTTCATTCTAGCATTCTCAAATCTCTCATAAAA
The sequence above is drawn from the Salvelinus fontinalis isolate EN_2023a chromosome 24, ASM2944872v1, whole genome shotgun sequence genome and encodes:
- the LOC129821866 gene encoding roundabout homolog 2-like isoform X3, which produces MGPLAFILVAGLLYFQVDGSRLRQEDSPPRIVEHPSDLIVSKGEPATLNCKAEGRPSPTVEWYKDGERVETDKDDPRSHRMLLPSGSLFFLRIVHGRRSKPDEGSYVCVARNYLGEAVSRNASLEVACKSTITYITCSYFSQSSS
- the LOC129821866 gene encoding roundabout homolog 2-like isoform X2, which encodes MAPRQGSVGLIGPPAGVPLPFFLLLLLLCGQTLHAQGQGSRLRQEDSPPRIVEHPSDLIVSKGEPATLNCKAEGRPSPTVEWYKDGERVETDKDDPRSHRMLLPSGSLFFLRIVHGRRSKPDEGSYVCVARNYLGEAVSRNASLEVACKSTITYITCSYFSQSSS
- the LOC129821866 gene encoding roundabout homolog 2-like isoform X1, coding for MFSREKFVFFSIFELVLFLLVLFGGPELSHQARTKARWNKGGSRLRQEDSPPRIVEHPSDLIVSKGEPATLNCKAEGRPSPTVEWYKDGERVETDKDDPRSHRMLLPSGSLFFLRIVHGRRSKPDEGSYVCVARNYLGEAVSRNASLEVACKSTITYITCSYFSQSSS